One window from the genome of Macaca fascicularis isolate 582-1 chromosome 7, T2T-MFA8v1.1 encodes:
- the LOC135971932 gene encoding embryonic stem cell-related gene protein-like: protein MYPGGKTCTPEDRERGHPDACDIWYQRSESEGLLQETSPLSSPSLCEEIHLRPRVLRPTSPRNISPTSNRMFLA from the exons ATGTACCCTGGCGGGAAGACATGTACCCCTGAAGATCGAGAAAGAGGCCATCCAG atgcATGTGACATTTGGTACCAAAGATCCGAGTCAGAGGGACTCCTTCAGGAGACCAgtcccctgtcctcaccctcactctGTGAAGAGATTCACCTACGACCacgggtcctcagaccaaccagcccaaggaacatctcaccaactTCAAATCGG atgttcttggcttag